In the Bacillus sp. FJAT-42376 genome, CATAAAAAACACTGTTCTCATCCTCTTAACCGTACAATGCACCTATGCGGCATGCTTCATTATTATGGGGGATACCCTTTTCGAACAGTATGAAAATGGATTATTTACGAATGCTGCGAACATCTTTACGAAGACATGGAATTTCATCGTTGTTGGGTTATTAGGGGCAGCACCCTATCTCTACAAGAGAAAGGTCCTGAAGTACAACTGGTTTGTAAAGAGGATTTTGTTCTCCTTGTGGGTTTTACTCATGATTCTTGCTGCTGTGATTATCTATTTTACCGTCAGCAGTTTCCTGGATTTACTTCAAAAAGGGATGGGATAGAGATGCAAATGATTGGGATGGCAGCGGGTATTTTAGGGTTAATGGCTCTCTTTAATTTCCTATACAGCTTCCTTTTTTTAATCAGCAGGCGTTTAGGATGTGGAATTTATGAATGGTTCACAGAAAACGTAAGCTTTTTGGAGTTCCTCGCCCTTTTGCCGGGCCTTCTTATCTTTTTTCTTCCCATATTTATGATCATCGGAACTGGTGGGTCTCCCGTTTATCTATTATTGGTTTTATGATCGTTCTTTTCCTTCTCATGGTGATTTTTTATATTATTTATGTAAAACTGGCTCTTACTATTTAGAATAGGGTGAGAACGTTTTGAACGAACTGCTGGGTAAATCTTTATTTTTTATAGGATTCCTTCTCATTGTTCACTTTTTATACAGTCTATTGTTTCTTTTAAGCAAACGGGCTGGAACGGAATTGTTCAAATGGCTAACAATGGACAGCTGTTTATTGGAGCTGCTCTCGCTGCCCCTATTCACTCCGCCTTATACGATTGCTTCCAAATTGTATGAGCAATTTAACTGCTTGCTGCCAGGCTTGTCATTTTTCTCTATTCCATTCTGCTATTGTGTTTGGCCATCATTTGCTTTGCAGTTGGTGCACCTTAAGCAGGCTGCTAAATGGTTAATACAGGATAAAGGACTAAGAACCTATACGTTAGCCCATTCTGTCTATACCTGCAAAATTTGTCGAGCAAAATCTGTCGAAATCGTTCTTTTTATAGGAAATTCTCATTCGTTATATGGTATGATTGAACCATAGAAGGGAATGAGACCCAAATGATTGGTGAACGAATCCGTCAATACCGTGTACAGCACAATCTTTCATTAACAGAGTTAGCGAACCGTGCAGGTGTGGCTAAATCTTATTTAAGTTCTATTGAACGCAACCTTCAATCCAACCCTTCCATTTTGTTCTTAGAAAAGGTCTCCGCTGTTTTAGGCGAACCTGTTCATTCCTTTATAAATCAGAAGGAAGAGCCAAGCCGAAAAAACCTGGATTCCGAGTGGTCTAAGCTTGTCAAAGAAGCGATGGATTCCGGCGTATCGAAAGAACAGTTTAGAGAGTTTCTCGAATTTAATAAGTGGAAAAAAAATAGTACACATTAAGAAACAGTCTGCTGCAAACCAG is a window encoding:
- the sinI gene encoding DNA-binding anti-repressor SinI, translating into MIGERIRQYRVQHNLSLTELANRAGVAKSYLSSIERNLQSNPSILFLEKVSAVLGEPVHSFINQKEEPSRKNLDSEWSKLVKEAMDSGVSKEQFREFLEFNKWKKNSTH